The following coding sequences lie in one Anatilimnocola floriformis genomic window:
- a CDS encoding S1 family peptidase produces the protein MSRDSLPQIHAIDEFLRRGVELGQLLDRAEDRDTAQSMLDYWASVRDTLNASAKELAAKSASVQHAILQPFKRELIEEAMKKGDRTLSNLGSEDSSLALRILMRLVRLDGPTRTFSSAPATLASVRSLSEAKEVDKIVAQLKQTGVLRQFDDDQKQPSLQLASDSLMRQWKPLADALAQRLRFRRAAEFWDSHDRDREALFAAGPLLEEALAYRDLGELEKEFAEASRARRDRSRQVQLSLLSIAVVVLGVGCIVQLYQRSKLSQQAVELQSKNDQLAAAGKKLEDEKALVSAKRDELAKTVEELKQASQLAGLNEAEAQRQKKISDESLKSIDRLIKDILATKSASADPEVRELGDKYKAEYTALIAKLPKPQATEKLGPGSRIGPPGGNVHGTAGVFVEDKQGKRFLLMPQYLFSGASGDSVLEYNWGHAENNQGTPIGKIIKFTTAGQYNMAFAQLRDGVSVWEQGPASRVTGLEKKVKVGMAVQMIGATSGLKTGVVNSIEKNGTVITTRLSEPGDAGAAVLTMDGKLIGVLTGSSDKESFVTPVNETIEKLNLVLLKPKSEEG, from the coding sequence TTGTCTCGCGATTCGCTGCCGCAAATCCACGCGATCGACGAATTCTTGCGGCGTGGCGTGGAACTGGGCCAATTGCTAGATCGGGCAGAAGATCGCGACACAGCCCAAAGCATGTTGGATTATTGGGCCTCAGTTCGCGATACCCTGAACGCGTCGGCCAAAGAACTAGCCGCGAAGTCAGCATCGGTTCAACATGCGATTCTGCAGCCTTTCAAACGGGAACTGATTGAAGAGGCGATGAAAAAGGGGGACCGTACCCTTTCAAATCTAGGGTCAGAAGATTCCTCGCTGGCATTGCGCATTTTGATGCGGCTCGTGCGGCTTGATGGGCCGACCCGCACCTTTTCCTCGGCGCCGGCAACTCTGGCATCGGTTCGTTCTTTGAGCGAAGCGAAGGAAGTCGACAAGATCGTCGCCCAACTAAAGCAGACCGGCGTTCTCCGCCAATTCGACGACGACCAGAAGCAGCCCAGTTTGCAACTGGCTTCCGACTCGCTGATGCGACAATGGAAGCCCTTGGCGGATGCACTCGCGCAACGGTTGCGATTTCGCCGGGCTGCCGAGTTCTGGGATTCGCATGACCGCGACCGCGAAGCGCTGTTCGCTGCCGGCCCCTTACTGGAAGAGGCGCTAGCTTATCGGGATCTGGGCGAACTTGAGAAAGAGTTTGCCGAAGCCAGCCGAGCGCGGCGGGATCGCTCGCGACAAGTTCAGCTCAGCCTGCTCTCGATTGCGGTGGTGGTGCTGGGTGTTGGTTGCATCGTGCAGTTGTATCAGCGTTCAAAACTCAGCCAGCAAGCGGTGGAACTGCAATCGAAAAACGATCAATTAGCTGCGGCAGGCAAAAAGTTGGAAGATGAGAAGGCGCTGGTTTCTGCGAAAAGGGACGAATTGGCAAAAACAGTCGAGGAACTAAAGCAGGCCAGTCAACTGGCTGGACTCAACGAAGCCGAAGCTCAGCGACAAAAGAAAATCAGCGACGAGAGCCTTAAGAGCATCGATCGCCTGATTAAGGATATTTTGGCGACGAAGAGTGCCTCCGCTGATCCGGAGGTTCGAGAGCTTGGAGACAAGTACAAGGCGGAATATACGGCGCTGATCGCCAAGCTGCCGAAGCCTCAAGCTACTGAAAAGTTGGGTCCAGGCTCGCGGATTGGCCCGCCGGGAGGAAATGTTCACGGCACGGCAGGAGTCTTTGTAGAGGACAAGCAGGGAAAGCGCTTTCTGTTGATGCCTCAGTATTTGTTCTCCGGCGCAAGCGGGGACAGTGTTCTTGAATACAACTGGGGACACGCAGAAAACAATCAGGGAACTCCCATTGGCAAAATCATCAAATTCACCACGGCTGGTCAATACAACATGGCGTTCGCCCAATTGCGAGATGGCGTCTCGGTCTGGGAGCAAGGGCCAGCCAGTCGCGTTACTGGACTAGAAAAAAAAGTCAAAGTTGGGATGGCCGTGCAAATGATCGGCGCGACTTCAGGACTAAAGACTGGGGTCGTAAACAGCATCGAGAAGAATGGCACTGTGATCACCACTCGGCTTTCGGAGCCCGGAGATGCAGGCGCGGCGGTGCTGACGATGGATGGCAAATTGATTGGCGTGTTGACAGGTTCAAGTGACAAAGAATCGTTCGTAACGCCCGTCAACGAAACAATCGAAAAACTCAATCTTGTACTGCTCAAGCCCAAATCTGAGGAAGGCTAA
- a CDS encoding phospholipase D-like domain-containing protein translates to MRVLAKGKTFTVHAIAGTEVVLLGMDAKPNAVAGLLGFTIQRTGPKSKKKWLRGGKTFSDLQLSEKQPADSRTFPIQSMLWGDYEVDAKQKYRYAVTAQFGTPTAMEARETVEVEIETEDPDNPKIKHGIYFNRGVAGSQAYARRFGKNVRYYLSEKNGRKEWKDYIKPDGVPDREAFIWLSRGLEEGLLKFIAQAKGERYQLRACVYEFNYLPVIQAFADAVESGVDVQIIHHAKSTKKKQVGRGGVIKIVEELDSEARSALKAISEIGIRDWKNTSRWMNVVSRRTDTTIAHNKFIVLLKDGKPEQVLTGSTNFTAGGIFGQSNVLHVIREPKIAAQYLAYWEYVKAYEAQVQGLAKPGAKKVGKVPQWIIEQQADLTGPPPADSITTIFSPRPSTAMLSWYAEQLAAAKQSVHFTAAFGVSQPIGESLMGDTDGQVLRYTMLESRPSKKSSDDRKEAARAKKKPVPIDFWDLIEKPWNRVAYGDVLSRKAVEARENERKYRESLAGVNVNVDFLHTKYLLIDPLSDDPIVISGSANFSDNSTTKNDENMLIVRGDTRVADIFLTEFMRLFNHFRHRNEENQLHQKAGSEDVTTESLSPNDSWVKPYFDPKSQQYSERKLFSGSR, encoded by the coding sequence ATGCGCGTTTTGGCGAAGGGAAAGACGTTTACAGTTCATGCAATCGCCGGCACGGAAGTAGTTTTGTTGGGAATGGATGCCAAGCCCAATGCGGTCGCTGGGCTGCTCGGGTTCACCATTCAACGGACTGGCCCTAAGAGCAAGAAAAAATGGCTGCGTGGGGGAAAAACGTTCTCCGACTTGCAGTTGAGTGAAAAGCAGCCGGCCGATTCGCGAACGTTTCCCATCCAATCGATGTTGTGGGGTGACTACGAAGTCGATGCGAAGCAAAAGTATCGCTACGCGGTGACCGCGCAGTTTGGCACGCCCACGGCGATGGAAGCCCGCGAAACCGTAGAAGTTGAAATCGAAACCGAAGACCCCGACAACCCCAAGATTAAGCACGGCATCTACTTCAATCGCGGTGTGGCCGGCAGTCAGGCCTATGCGCGACGCTTTGGCAAGAATGTCCGTTATTACCTCTCCGAAAAGAACGGCCGCAAAGAATGGAAAGACTATATCAAGCCAGATGGTGTGCCGGATCGTGAAGCGTTCATCTGGCTGTCGCGCGGCCTCGAAGAAGGTTTGCTCAAGTTCATCGCCCAGGCCAAGGGCGAGCGTTATCAATTGCGCGCGTGTGTTTACGAGTTCAATTATCTGCCAGTGATCCAAGCCTTTGCCGATGCCGTCGAGAGTGGCGTCGATGTGCAGATCATTCATCACGCCAAGTCAACCAAAAAAAAGCAAGTCGGTCGCGGCGGAGTGATCAAGATTGTCGAAGAGCTCGATTCCGAAGCGCGATCGGCCCTCAAGGCGATCAGCGAGATCGGCATCCGCGATTGGAAAAATACATCCCGTTGGATGAACGTCGTTTCGCGCCGCACCGACACGACCATTGCTCACAACAAGTTCATCGTGTTGCTCAAGGACGGCAAGCCGGAGCAAGTGTTGACTGGGTCGACCAACTTTACAGCCGGCGGCATTTTCGGACAGTCGAATGTGCTGCATGTGATTCGCGAGCCAAAGATTGCCGCGCAATACCTCGCTTACTGGGAATATGTCAAAGCGTACGAAGCGCAAGTGCAGGGCCTGGCTAAACCCGGCGCAAAGAAAGTGGGCAAGGTGCCGCAATGGATCATCGAGCAACAAGCCGACCTCACCGGCCCGCCCCCTGCTGATTCGATCACCACTATTTTCAGCCCACGTCCCAGCACGGCGATGCTGAGCTGGTATGCCGAGCAATTGGCCGCGGCCAAACAGTCGGTCCATTTCACCGCGGCGTTTGGCGTCAGTCAGCCGATTGGAGAAAGCCTGATGGGCGATACCGACGGCCAGGTATTGCGCTACACGATGCTCGAAAGCCGGCCATCGAAGAAGAGCTCTGACGATCGCAAGGAAGCAGCGCGGGCCAAGAAAAAGCCGGTCCCTATCGATTTTTGGGACTTAATCGAGAAACCTTGGAACCGAGTCGCGTACGGAGATGTGCTCAGTCGCAAAGCCGTAGAAGCCCGCGAAAATGAACGTAAATACCGCGAAAGCCTGGCGGGAGTGAACGTCAACGTTGATTTTCTGCACACCAAATATCTGCTGATCGATCCGCTCAGCGACGATCCCATCGTCATTTCCGGCTCGGCAAATTTCAGCGACAACTCGACCACGAAGAACGACGAGAACATGCTCATCGTTCGTGGCGATACGCGTGTCGCCGACATCTTTCTGACCGAGTTTATGCGCCTCTTCAATCATTTTCGTCATCGCAACGAAGAGAACCAGTTGCATCAGAAAGCCGGCAGCGAAGACGTCACGACGGAGTCGCTGAGCCCCAATGACTCGTGGGTGAAGCCCTACTTCGATCCAAAATCCCAACAGTACTCAGAACGCAAATTGTTTTCCGGCTCACGGTAA
- a CDS encoding pyruvate formate lyase family protein: protein MHRNIIEYWQYLASLPTTHLDVPSPRVCRLLQRLFDRWTRGPVALSSDDLPHLFRDLVPAEAAKIACQPIAIRKALAVRLLLETVSSGRFCDEEGIFDIDADERIVGCPPPYSVGQGKELVRYLTVEEEREHGLNFLNEWSPFGHIVPNHQRVLERGLQAIVDECRERQKKITDDLATAEQSRHFYESVEITLQAVMDYAARLADLAGKEAARFSDDRRQNLLEVEQRLRHTPAQPPRTLLEAAQCLLLMHSVLHLTGEIVPLGRVDQLLGPFFERDCAAADLQGVARAEQQAAGQEVIDLLWIKLNAHVLLTNSHAEDRFTPHDGALPGSKMASNFDQGALLNQWMQQITIGGVKANDAEPAEDASNEITTFCLEAARRLPLVSPTLNLRLHHDSPRELIESAARTLLSGGAQPVLLSDERLIPPLHQGTGGNVALASARNYACDGCFETLYAGETEFSFGMILGLQLIEKSLNRGALLMGAGGAHLRGMKAAARTPAAGQIQNMEQFWQVLALHLEFDVHHYLHDVMKYYGEKERVCPSPLLSALINGCLESGRDLSAGGARYHLLSPLLVGASNVVDSLYAIDVLVFQRNRLTLEELLVCLRNNWGFGFDPQRPDTWQATPGLGLPALSPQRMAELRKEALALPRFGMGLPDVDAYGSRLISTYQAAITAVRNHPLYQSKLAELKARYDIAGQPFELLIAPGVGTFEQYVGLGAPCGASADGRLAGQPISSDFSAAPIPSDQPALAAENGKVVRHAREVPIRHALKTFADPAFQFLSDGAPVDMNVRENFPQAELEWVIREFAKGNAGNMLTITAGDPESFASARQRPHQYDLLRVRMGGWHENFIVLFPAHQDQHQRRPLYVPN, encoded by the coding sequence ATGCACCGAAACATCATCGAATACTGGCAATATCTGGCCAGTCTGCCCACCACGCATCTTGATGTACCATCGCCGCGGGTGTGCCGATTGTTGCAGCGACTGTTTGACCGTTGGACCCGCGGGCCGGTTGCGTTGTCGTCGGACGATCTGCCGCACTTGTTTCGGGATCTGGTTCCTGCCGAAGCCGCAAAAATCGCCTGCCAGCCAATCGCCATTCGCAAAGCCCTGGCCGTCCGTCTGCTTCTGGAGACTGTCAGCAGCGGCCGCTTCTGCGATGAGGAAGGAATTTTCGATATCGATGCCGACGAGCGCATCGTCGGTTGCCCGCCACCGTACTCGGTCGGGCAAGGCAAAGAATTGGTTCGCTATTTGACCGTAGAAGAAGAACGTGAGCACGGCCTCAACTTTTTAAACGAATGGTCCCCCTTCGGACACATTGTCCCCAATCATCAGCGCGTGCTCGAACGCGGGTTGCAGGCCATCGTTGACGAATGCCGCGAGCGCCAAAAAAAAATCACCGACGACCTGGCAACAGCTGAGCAAAGCCGCCACTTTTATGAGTCCGTCGAAATCACGCTGCAAGCGGTGATGGACTATGCCGCTCGGCTCGCGGATCTCGCCGGAAAAGAGGCCGCGCGTTTTTCCGATGATCGTCGGCAGAATTTGTTGGAGGTAGAGCAGCGATTGCGACACACGCCGGCGCAGCCGCCGCGCACCTTACTCGAAGCCGCGCAATGCCTCCTGCTGATGCACTCTGTATTGCACCTCACTGGCGAAATCGTGCCGCTGGGTCGAGTCGATCAGTTGTTGGGCCCATTCTTTGAACGAGATTGTGCGGCAGCCGATCTGCAGGGCGTTGCGCGCGCTGAGCAACAGGCAGCTGGCCAGGAGGTCATCGATCTGCTGTGGATCAAGCTCAACGCTCATGTGTTGCTCACCAATAGCCATGCCGAGGATCGCTTCACGCCGCACGACGGCGCGCTGCCTGGTTCCAAGATGGCAAGCAATTTCGATCAAGGCGCGCTGCTCAATCAGTGGATGCAGCAGATCACGATCGGCGGAGTAAAGGCCAACGATGCCGAGCCTGCTGAAGATGCCAGCAACGAAATTACGACATTCTGCCTGGAAGCCGCCCGGCGACTTCCCTTGGTTAGCCCCACTTTGAATTTACGGTTGCATCACGACTCGCCTCGGGAACTGATCGAGTCAGCAGCGCGCACGTTGCTTAGTGGCGGCGCTCAGCCCGTGTTGCTCAGTGACGAGCGCCTGATCCCGCCGCTACATCAAGGAACCGGCGGCAATGTTGCGCTCGCGAGCGCCCGCAATTACGCCTGCGATGGGTGCTTTGAAACGCTGTACGCCGGAGAAACGGAGTTTTCCTTCGGCATGATTCTGGGCTTGCAGTTGATCGAAAAATCGCTCAACCGTGGTGCGTTGCTGATGGGGGCCGGCGGCGCCCATTTGCGCGGAATGAAGGCCGCAGCCAGAACGCCAGCCGCAGGACAAATCCAAAACATGGAACAGTTTTGGCAAGTGCTGGCTCTGCACCTGGAGTTCGACGTGCATCATTATTTGCACGACGTCATGAAGTATTACGGTGAGAAAGAGCGAGTCTGTCCATCACCGCTGTTGTCGGCCCTCATCAATGGCTGCTTAGAAAGTGGGCGTGACTTGTCGGCTGGCGGGGCGCGCTATCATTTGCTGTCACCGCTGCTGGTAGGTGCAAGCAACGTCGTCGATTCGTTGTACGCGATCGACGTGTTAGTGTTTCAGAGAAACCGACTCACCCTCGAAGAGTTGTTGGTCTGTCTGCGCAATAATTGGGGATTTGGTTTCGACCCACAGCGCCCGGATACCTGGCAAGCCACTCCCGGCTTGGGTCTGCCCGCGTTGTCGCCGCAACGGATGGCTGAATTGCGGAAAGAGGCCCTGGCGCTCCCTCGGTTTGGCATGGGACTGCCTGACGTGGACGCCTATGGCAGCCGTTTGATCAGCACGTATCAAGCGGCTATCACTGCCGTCCGCAACCATCCGCTGTACCAATCGAAACTCGCGGAGTTGAAAGCGCGCTACGACATTGCAGGCCAACCCTTCGAATTATTGATCGCTCCAGGAGTAGGAACGTTTGAGCAATACGTGGGGCTGGGAGCGCCTTGCGGTGCGTCGGCCGACGGACGGCTTGCTGGTCAGCCAATCAGTTCAGACTTCTCGGCTGCGCCGATTCCCTCCGATCAACCGGCACTTGCTGCGGAGAATGGAAAAGTAGTCCGGCATGCCCGCGAAGTTCCCATCCGTCACGCGTTGAAAACGTTCGCTGACCCTGCTTTTCAATTTCTTTCGGATGGTGCGCCGGTAGATATGAATGTTCGCGAGAACTTTCCCCAGGCCGAGTTGGAATGGGTGATTCGCGAATTCGCTAAGGGCAATGCAGGCAACATGCTGACGATCACCGCGGGCGATCCGGAATCGTTTGCGAGCGCGCGGCAGCGACCACATCAATACGACTTGCTCCGGGTGCGAATGGGCGGTTGGCACGAGAACTTCATCGTGCTGTTCCCTGCGCATCAAGATCAACACCAGCGGCGTCCGCTGTATGTGCCGAACTGA
- a CDS encoding Dyp-type peroxidase: MSQANTIPIAQLTPLYARRFQAGITDPIRPVETPAGVSDEAYARYRGRVELQGFLTIIRANVLARDRAELQIALQKLSQMAYHEMERSPDQSHTLPLDARNLPDSYRVTVTIGFGATLFRDRTGRDRYGLRGRMPRSLKIMPSLPQDQFLPGDTATDIILLVCSDHQYVNVWITKRMTDANDLGQYFDVTGVERGFARPDLREHLGFDDGIANLRATGDDPLHRLVYVDQQAHEPAWCEGGTYLVYRKIREQIGEWERIAEAEQERRIGRSKRDGNPLTHNFNRETLIPDYAGDEDGQLTPLMSHIRKVQPRRPAPDLFGVNDLDRRFHRRAYPFFDGVQNDQLQVGLHFLAFMRSIREQFEHVATMWQFNPNFPRRGTGIDAMYAEYDGKPPTLSTLDGGYYFCPPGITEKDDFVGSGLFGPRGQSLRRSVHMTTTKSPVSFYLFDFDDNIMYLKTKIVVINTITGEEVELSTEDYAAVHPQLGKPGKWGDYAEFEGTFRNFRDADAAPDEQPFVKDVLAAVQQSEDKWKAPSWDLLVYACQKQRPVSIITARGHSAATIQAGIRALVNSKLLPAEPVYHSIYPVTNEATRKQLSENTAPNTEALTMPALTIPALKRLAIIESVDRAVRDYGPELPHRFGMSDDDPANISLIVSAMRDCKEKHQDKRFFVINSQREQKVKLEVFTIDTAVVGNPHATEDLLH, from the coding sequence ATGAGTCAAGCCAATACCATTCCCATTGCCCAATTGACGCCGCTCTACGCGCGTCGATTTCAGGCGGGAATTACCGATCCGATCCGGCCTGTGGAGACTCCCGCGGGAGTGAGCGACGAAGCCTACGCGCGCTATCGAGGGCGTGTCGAGTTGCAGGGCTTTTTGACCATCATTCGCGCCAATGTACTTGCGCGCGATCGCGCCGAATTGCAGATTGCTTTGCAAAAGTTGTCGCAGATGGCCTATCACGAAATGGAGCGTTCTCCCGACCAATCGCACACGCTGCCGCTCGATGCCAGGAACTTGCCAGACAGCTATCGAGTTACTGTGACCATTGGATTCGGAGCAACGCTCTTTCGCGATCGCACTGGGCGCGATCGCTACGGTTTGCGCGGACGAATGCCGCGCAGCCTGAAGATCATGCCATCGCTTCCGCAGGATCAGTTTCTACCTGGCGACACGGCGACGGACATTATCTTGCTGGTGTGCAGCGACCATCAATATGTCAACGTTTGGATCACGAAGCGGATGACAGATGCGAATGATCTTGGCCAATACTTTGACGTGACAGGTGTCGAGCGTGGTTTCGCCCGGCCTGATCTCCGCGAGCATCTGGGTTTCGACGACGGCATCGCCAACTTGCGTGCAACTGGCGATGACCCGTTGCACCGCCTGGTCTATGTCGATCAGCAAGCGCACGAACCGGCTTGGTGCGAGGGTGGGACGTACCTTGTCTACCGCAAAATTCGCGAGCAGATCGGCGAGTGGGAGCGGATCGCCGAAGCCGAACAAGAGCGACGAATCGGTCGCTCGAAACGAGATGGGAACCCTTTGACGCACAACTTCAATCGGGAAACACTCATTCCTGATTATGCCGGCGATGAAGACGGCCAGCTTACTCCGCTGATGTCGCATATTCGCAAGGTTCAACCGCGCCGTCCGGCACCAGACTTGTTTGGTGTGAACGATCTCGACCGCCGTTTTCATCGCCGGGCCTATCCATTTTTTGACGGCGTTCAGAACGACCAGTTGCAGGTAGGGCTTCATTTTCTCGCGTTCATGCGCAGCATCCGCGAGCAGTTTGAGCATGTTGCCACGATGTGGCAATTCAACCCCAACTTTCCCCGACGGGGCACCGGCATCGATGCGATGTATGCAGAGTACGATGGAAAACCACCAACGCTCTCAACGCTTGATGGCGGCTATTACTTTTGCCCGCCCGGCATCACCGAGAAAGATGATTTTGTCGGATCGGGGCTATTTGGTCCCCGAGGGCAATCTCTTCGCAGGAGCGTTCACATGACGACGACTAAGTCTCCGGTCAGCTTTTACCTGTTCGATTTCGATGACAACATTATGTACCTCAAAACGAAAATTGTCGTCATCAACACGATTACGGGCGAAGAAGTCGAGCTGTCGACCGAAGACTATGCCGCAGTCCATCCTCAGTTGGGGAAGCCAGGCAAGTGGGGTGACTATGCAGAATTCGAGGGCACCTTTCGTAACTTTCGCGATGCGGATGCCGCACCGGATGAGCAACCATTCGTGAAAGATGTGCTCGCGGCGGTGCAGCAAAGCGAGGACAAATGGAAAGCGCCGTCCTGGGATCTGCTTGTTTATGCCTGCCAGAAGCAACGACCCGTTTCGATTATCACCGCGCGGGGTCACAGTGCGGCGACCATCCAGGCCGGAATTCGCGCGCTCGTGAACAGCAAGTTGCTGCCAGCAGAGCCGGTATACCATTCGATTTACCCAGTGACCAACGAAGCCACTCGCAAGCAGTTGAGCGAAAACACGGCTCCCAACACTGAGGCACTGACCATGCCGGCGCTGACCATACCAGCGCTCAAGCGACTTGCCATTATCGAATCAGTCGACCGGGCTGTGCGGGACTACGGTCCCGAATTGCCGCATCGTTTCGGCATGTCGGACGATGATCCGGCCAATATCAGCCTCATTGTCTCCGCGATGCGGGATTGCAAAGAAAAACACCAAGACAAACGGTTCTTTGTGATCAACAGCCAACGAGAACAAAAGGTCAAGCTGGAAGTCTTTACGATCGACACTGCCGTCGTCGGCAATCCGCACGCAACCGAAGATCTGCTGCATTGA